The region CAGCGCAGCTTTCTGCACTGCGCCGCCGGCGACGACTTCCGCGAAGGCATCGACGCGTTTTTCGAGCGACGTCCCCCCGTTTTCGGTTCGGGCGCGCGTTGAACACCCCAACACCATTCAGTACGAACCACCACATCGATGAAACTGGCCACCACCGACGAAATCGTCGCCGAACTGCAAGCCGGCCGCATGATCATTCTGGTCGACGAGGAAGACCGTGAAAACGAAGGCGATCTGCTGATCGCCGCCGATCACGTGACGCCCGAGGCGATCAATTTCATGGCGCGCTTCGGACGCGGCCTCGTCTGCCTGACGCTGAGCGCCGAGCACTGCGCACGCCTGAAGCTCGAACCGATGGCGCAGCACAACGGCACGCAGTACGGCACCGCGTTCACGATCAGCATCGAAGCCGCGCACGGCGTGACCACCGGCATCTCCGCCGCCGACCGCGCGCATACGATCCGCACCGCGATTCATGCCGACGCCCGCGCCGAGCACCTGGTTCAGCCGGGCCACGTGTTTCCGATCGCCGCGCGCCCCGGCGGCGTGCTGGTGCGCGCCGGCCACACGGAAGCCGGCTGCGATCTGACCGCGCTCGCCGGCCTCACGCCCGCCGCGGTGATCTGCGAAATCATGAACGACGACGGCACGATGTCGCGTCTGCCGCAACTGATCGAGTTCGCCGAACGGCATGGTTTGAAGATCGGCACCATCGCCGATCTGATTCACTACCGCAGCGTCAACGAATCGCTGGTGGAGCGCGTTGGCGAGCGGCCGCTGCATACGCCGTGGGGACCGTTCCGCGCGATCCAGTATCGCGATGCCGTGCGCGGCTCCGCGCATCTCGCGCTGGTGCGCGGCGAACCCAACGCCGACGTGCCCGTGTTGACGCGCGTGCACGAATGCTTCTCGCTGCTCGATCTGCTCGACGCGGAACCCTCCGCGCATTCGTGGCCGCTGCACGCGGCGCTGCAAAAGATCGACGCGGCCGGCTGCGGCGTGGCCGTGCTGCTCGATTGCGACATGCACGCCGACCAGGACCGCGGCGCCCCACGCAAACAGAGTGCGCATGGCGGGCCGGCGCGCAAGGACGGCAGGCTGTCGGGCATCGGCTCGCAGATTCTGCGCGATCTCGGCGTGCGTCGATTGAATGTGCTGTCGAGTCCGTTCAGATTGCCCGCGCTGTCGGGACACGAGCTGGAGATCATGGCGTTCATTCCGCTCGGCGAGGCCGATCTCGACAATCCGCACGCGTTCGATCCGACGACCGTGATGCCGCCCGCGCGTCTCGATGCCGCGTCGCTCGCCCACCCGTCCACTTCCCGACGACCTGTCCATTCATGACCGAACACGCTACCCATCACGTTATGCGTCCAACCGACCGCCCCTACGTCGCCCTCGTCACCGGCGCTTCGCGCGGCGCCGGCAAAGGCATTGCACTGGCGCTCGCCGCGACCGGCGCGACCGTCTATGTCACCGGGCGTACGCAACGCGAGGGCGACGCGCCGCTGCCCGGCACCGTGCACGCCACCGCGATCGAAATCGACCGGCTCGGCGGCAAAGGCATCGCGCTGACCTGCGATCACGCCGACGATGCGCAGGTCGCCGAAGTCTTCGAACACATCCAGCACGCGAGCGGACGGCTGGACATTCTCGTCAACAACGCGACCACGCTGCATGACGAACTGATTCGCCCCGCGCCGTTCTGGGAGAAGCCGCTCGATCTGGTCGACATTCTCGACGTGGGTTTGCGCTCCGCCTATGTCGCCAGCTGGCACGCCGCGCGGATGATGGCCGCGCAACGCGACGGGCTGATCGCGTTCACGTCGTCGTTCGGTGCGAGCTGCTATATGCACGGCGCGGCCTACGGCGCGCAGAAAGCCGGCGTCGATAAATTCGCGAAGGACATGGCCGTCGACCTGAAACCCTACGACGTCGCCACCGTGTCGATCTGGATGGGCATGCTGCAAACCGAGCGCACCGCGCGCGTGATCGCCGCGCATCCCGAGCAGTACGCGGGTTTCAGCGAGCTGGCGGAAACGCCGCAATTCACCGGACGTCTGATCGATGCGCTGTATCGCGATCCGCAACGGATGACAAAATCGGGCCTCGTGCTGGTGGGGGCGGAATTAGCCCACGAGTACGGCATCGCGGATCTCGGCGGACGGCAGCCGCCGTCGCATCGCGACGCATTGGGTGGGCCGGTGCAGGCGCATCCGGCGATCGTGGCTTGATCGATGCGAGCGGTATGAGCGGCGTGAGCGGCTTCGACCGCTCGCGCCGCTCGTGCCGCATGTGCCGTTCGTGCCGCGCGTGCCGTTCGTGCTTTACACGCCGCTCACCACCAACGCATACACCAGCGCCGCGCCGCCCACCGCGCCGAGGAACGTGAAGCATTGTTCGTCCGCGCCCGAGCGGCGCGCCCAGATTCGTCCCGCGAGCGCGGCGACGCCGGTGATCCCGAGGAACAGCGACAGCGACGAACCCGCCGTGCACACCATGCCGGGAAACTCGTCGCTCCATGCGCACGCGTAAAGCTGCCGCACGGAAACGCCTATCACGCCGATGGCCACCAGCAATCCGGCCACCAGCCCATCGCGCTGCACTCTGGATTTCATTTGCCGCCCCTCCGCTTCGCCCTGTCTCCGGCCGCGGGCGGCCTGGGCGGCCGCCGCGTCGCGCTTTTGTCGCGCATATCGCCATTGACGGCGATCCGGTCCGGACAGGCATCGTCCGGATGGACTAAGGGGGATTGCGGAGGGGCTGGGAACCTAGCTCTTGAGCCGGTAACCCGTCTTGAAGATCCACGCGACGATCGCCAGAAACACCGCGAGGAACAGCGCGGTCATGCCGAGGCTCACCTCGACGTTCACGTCGGCGAGGCCGTAAAAGCTCCAGCGAAACCCGCTCACCAGATAGACGATCGGATTGAACAGCGTCACGACCTTCCAGAACGGCGGCAGCATGTTGACCGCGTAGAAGCTGCCGCCGAGGAATGTCAGCGGCGTGATGATCAGCAGCGGCACGAGTTGCAGCTTCTCGAAACCATCCGCCCAGATGCCGATGATGAAACCCAGCAGACTGAACGTCACCGCGGTCAGCACGAGGAACAGCATCATCCAGAACGGATGCTGCACCTGCAGCGGCACGAACAGACCCGCGGTGGCGAGAATGATGAGGCCGAGCAGGATCGATTTGGTGGCCGCCGCGCCCACGTAACTGACGACGATCTCCAGATACGACACCGGCGCCGACAGCAGCTCGTAGATCGTGCCGGTGAAGCGCGGAAAGTAAATCCCGAACGACGCGTTCGAAATACTCTGCGACAACAGCGACAGCATGATCAGCCCCGGCACGATGAACGCGCCGTAGCTGATGCCGTCCACTTCCTTGATGCGCGAGCCGATGGCCGCGCCGAACACGACGAAGTACAGCGACGTGGAAATCACCGGCGCGATGATGCTCTGCATCAGCGTGCGCCACGTGCGCGCCATTTCGAATTTGTAGATCGCGCGGATCGCGTAGATGTTCATTCTTTACCCCGGAGCAGACTGACGAAGATGTCTTCGAGCGAACTTTGCGTGGTGTGCAGGTCCTTGAAGCGGATGCCCGCATCGTCGAGCGCTTTCAGCAGCGCGATGATGTCGGTGCGGCCGCCCTCGCCTTCGTACGTGTAGATCAGTTCGTTGCCGCTCTTCTCCAGGCTCAGCGCGTAGCCGGCGAGCGCGGCCGGGACTTCCGCAAGCGGACTCTCCAGTTGCAGCGTCAACTGTTTCTTGCCGAGCTTGCGCATCAGTTCGGTCTTTTCCTCGACCAGCATGATCTCGCCGCCGTTGATCACGCCGATGCGATCGGCCATTTCCTCGGCCTCGTCGATGTAGTGCGTGGTCAGAATGATCGTCACGCCGCTCGCGGCGAGCGAGCGCACCAGCTTCCACATGTCGCGCCGCAATTCGACGTCGACGCCGGCGGTGGGTTCGTCGAGGAACAGCACGCGCGGCTCGTGCGACAGCGCCTTGGCGATCAACACGCGCCGCTTCATGCCACCCGACAGCGTGATGATCTTGCTATTGCGCTTTTCCCACAGCGACAGGTCGCGCAGCACCTTCTCGATGTAGGCCGGGTTCTTCGGCTTGCCGAACAGCCCGCGGCTGAACGAGACGGTGGCCCAGACGGTTTCGAACGAGTCGGTGGTCAGCTCCTGGGGCACGAGGCCGATCAGCGAGCGGGCGCCGCGATAGTCGGCCGCGATGTCGCGGCCGTCCACCGTCACGCTGCCTTCGCTCGGGTTGACGATCCCGCAGATGATGCTGATGAGGGTCGTCTTGCCCGCGCCGTTGGGGCCGAGCAGCGCGAAGATTTCTCCGCGGTCGATCGACAGATTGATGTTCTTGAGTGCATGAAAACCCGTGGCATAGGTTTTCGACAGATTCGTGACCGAGACGATTGGCTGCATGGATTCGACGATGGCAGACACCGTGTGTTGAATTGGAGGAAGCGGTGCCGAAGCACCGCCGACCCCGCAATGTAATGGAAAGTCGCGATGCTTGCAGCGCTTCGATACGGCGCCCCGAAAACACGTAGCGATCGCCATGACCCGGCGGCGTGCCGCCGGGAACGCCCCATGCTCGATGAAAACCATGCTGTTGCGGCGCCGTCGGGGATTCCCGAGGCACACCGCTTGCGGCACCTATGACATGCGAGCCCAGGTGCTCGCGTGACATTCGATCCCATTCCATGGAGGTAGATCATGAAACGCATGACAAAGACCATTTTTGTTTCGGCACTCGTGATGGCAATGTCGGGCGGCGTGTATGCGCAGGCCGGCGGGGCTGGTAGCGGTGGCGCGGGCGGTGCCGGCGCGGGTGCAGGTGCCGGTGCGGGCGGCGGCGGTGCGGGTAACGGCAACGGGGTCGGTGCGGGCGGCGGCAACGCCGGCGGCGCGGGCGGCACCGTCACGCCGGGCGTCGGCCCCGGCTCGATGAAGAACCCGAATACGTCGGGCTACGGTTCGCCGGGCGTGACCGGCACCGGCGGCGGTATGGGCACGGGGACCGGCGCCACGCCGAATAGCCCGTCGATGAACCGCTCGAATGGCGGGATGAACGGCGGGATGAATAACGGCACTAATAACGGCATTACCGGCAACGGCATCAACGGCGGGACGATGCAGAACAACGGGCAATGACGGTGTCGCGAGGGTTGTCGAAGGACGCTCGCCGTATTGGGGGCGGCGGCAGCGCTTTTACGGGCTGCCGCCGCTTTGCG is a window of Paraburkholderia sp. D15 DNA encoding:
- the ribBA gene encoding bifunctional 3,4-dihydroxy-2-butanone-4-phosphate synthase/GTP cyclohydrolase II; the encoded protein is MKLATTDEIVAELQAGRMIILVDEEDRENEGDLLIAADHVTPEAINFMARFGRGLVCLTLSAEHCARLKLEPMAQHNGTQYGTAFTISIEAAHGVTTGISAADRAHTIRTAIHADARAEHLVQPGHVFPIAARPGGVLVRAGHTEAGCDLTALAGLTPAAVICEIMNDDGTMSRLPQLIEFAERHGLKIGTIADLIHYRSVNESLVERVGERPLHTPWGPFRAIQYRDAVRGSAHLALVRGEPNADVPVLTRVHECFSLLDLLDAEPSAHSWPLHAALQKIDAAGCGVAVLLDCDMHADQDRGAPRKQSAHGGPARKDGRLSGIGSQILRDLGVRRLNVLSSPFRLPALSGHELEIMAFIPLGEADLDNPHAFDPTTVMPPARLDAASLAHPSTSRRPVHS
- a CDS encoding SDR family NAD(P)-dependent oxidoreductase, translating into MRPTDRPYVALVTGASRGAGKGIALALAATGATVYVTGRTQREGDAPLPGTVHATAIEIDRLGGKGIALTCDHADDAQVAEVFEHIQHASGRLDILVNNATTLHDELIRPAPFWEKPLDLVDILDVGLRSAYVASWHAARMMAAQRDGLIAFTSSFGASCYMHGAAYGAQKAGVDKFAKDMAVDLKPYDVATVSIWMGMLQTERTARVIAAHPEQYAGFSELAETPQFTGRLIDALYRDPQRMTKSGLVLVGAELAHEYGIADLGGRQPPSHRDALGGPVQAHPAIVA
- a CDS encoding ABC transporter permease; translated protein: MNIYAIRAIYKFEMARTWRTLMQSIIAPVISTSLYFVVFGAAIGSRIKEVDGISYGAFIVPGLIMLSLLSQSISNASFGIYFPRFTGTIYELLSAPVSYLEIVVSYVGAAATKSILLGLIILATAGLFVPLQVQHPFWMMLFLVLTAVTFSLLGFIIGIWADGFEKLQLVPLLIITPLTFLGGSFYAVNMLPPFWKVVTLFNPIVYLVSGFRWSFYGLADVNVEVSLGMTALFLAVFLAIVAWIFKTGYRLKS
- a CDS encoding ABC transporter ATP-binding protein; the encoded protein is MQPIVSVTNLSKTYATGFHALKNINLSIDRGEIFALLGPNGAGKTTLISIICGIVNPSEGSVTVDGRDIAADYRGARSLIGLVPQELTTDSFETVWATVSFSRGLFGKPKNPAYIEKVLRDLSLWEKRNSKIITLSGGMKRRVLIAKALSHEPRVLFLDEPTAGVDVELRRDMWKLVRSLAASGVTIILTTHYIDEAEEMADRIGVINGGEIMLVEEKTELMRKLGKKQLTLQLESPLAEVPAALAGYALSLEKSGNELIYTYEGEGGRTDIIALLKALDDAGIRFKDLHTTQSSLEDIFVSLLRGKE